The genomic DNA CGTCCAGAAAATGGTCGCAAGCTTTGTACAGCGTGGTGAACACGTTCTTCGCGGTCTTGACGTCGGGAGCCATGTTGATCACGACCCGGAATCTGTCGATGCCGTGGGAATTCTTGAGCACTTTGATCACGGCATAGGCATCGGTCAGGGACGTGGGTTCGGGCGTGACAACGAGCAGGCGCTCCTGCACGGCCAGATTGAAGTAAAGTACATTGTCGCTCAAGCCCGCGCCCGTGTCCACGATCAGGAAATCCACCTCGTTTTCGAGGCTGTCCATGGATTCGAGGAGTTCGAGCTTTTGGCCCGTGGAGAGAGAGAGCATACCCTCCACGCCCGAGGCGGCGGGCAGGATGCTGAAGCCGTATTCCGTGGGCAGGAGGATGTCCTCGACGGAAACCCCCTCGTGGAAGAGATGAAAAAGCGTACGCTCGGGAGCCAGGCCCAGCAGGACGTCCACATTGGCCAGCCCCAGGTCGGCGTCCATGAGCACCACCCGGCGGCCGAGAGCGGCCAGACGGCAGGCGAGGTTCACCGAAAGGTTGGTCTTGCCCACGCCTCCCTTGCCGGAGGTCACGGAGAGCACCAAGGGGTAGTTGGCCATCTGCGTCACGTTCCTTTGCGCCTTAGGCCGCCTGCCCTGTCGCGTGGCCCTGACGGGGGGCGTCTTGCGCGGCCTTGGGCAGTTCATGCTTGAAGAGCAGCTTCCACAGGGTCATGGCCTCGGTCAACGGGGCCGCGTCGCGGAGTCCGGGACCGCCGACCAGGGCGCTCGTGGGCAGTCCGCAGGATTCGGCCGCGTTGACGATCGACCCGAACGTACAGGCTTCGTCGAGCTTCGTCCAGATCAGGGAAACCGTTTTGGCGGTGCGGTAGGTGTCCAGGAAGCTGTCGATCTGGGCTGGCGCGTAATGCGGCGAAAGGAGCAGGTGCACGTCCATGGAGGGAATCTCGGCCATTCCGAGTTCGCGCAGCACGTTCCCCAGGCGTTTGCCGCGCGCCACTGCGGGCAGATCGACGAAGACGCGATCGAAGCCGTGCAGGGCGGCCATGACGTCGGCCGCGTCGTCGGGACCGTGGATTTCGCGAAAGGTCATCTTCGAGAGCTGGGCGTAGTGCTTGAGCAGAAGGCGTCCCTTGCCGCGCTCGCAGTCAGCGCTGACGAGGCAGATGCGGGCCTTGGGCGAGGCTTTCTGCACGGCAAGGGCCATGCGGATGAGCTGCGTCGTCTTGCCCACGCCGCTCGGCCCTGAAAATGCCTGCACTTTGTGGGGGAAGGCGGCGGGCGTCAGCGCCCTGACAGGCACGACCTCGGAGAGCGCCTTGAGCAGCGAGCAGTCGCGATCGCGACTCAGACGCGCGAAAAGTCGGATCACCACCTGACGATGGACTCCGTCTTCTTCGAGAAAGCGCAGGCCCTGCTGCTGCAGCGGGGTGAGGCTTTCGAGGTCGATGCGGTCTCCGGCCAGGCCGAGCAGCACCTCTTTGATCTGTCCCCATTCGCGCTTGAGGCTCATGACGTCCTCCCGTGTGTCCGAGTCGGGTGAGGCTCCGCCGCCGGGGCCGGATTGTCCTGCACCGTCGCCGGGCGTTTCATGCTCCACGGCGGCCATGACTTCGCAAAAGCAGATGCCGTTTTCCCGCTTGGACTGCGTGGAGAGGATCACGGCGCCCGCTCCGAGCTCCCGCTTCACCTGGTCCAGCACGGCCTTCGTGTTCTTGCCGCGAAACGTCTTAACCCGCATTGTTCAGTTCCACCACGGCTAGGGTTTGCAGCCTGATCTCCGCCGGAATCTCCGCTTGCGAGACAACAGGCAATGTCGGGATGAACCTAAGCACGATCTGGGCCAAATGCGCCCTGATGACCGGAGAAGTCAGGAGCACCGGCTGCCCGTCCGTAACCAGGGCGGCCTCGGTGACGTTGTTGATGGCCTGGATGATCTGTTGGGCTTTCATGGGGTCGAGCGCCATGTAGGCCCCCTGATCAGTCTGGCGCAGGGATTCCTGCAGATGCCGCTCGATGGAGTGGTCCAGGGTGATGATCGGCAGGGTACCGTCTTTGGCCAAGTATTGTTTGACGATGGTCCGGCCCATGCGCGAGCGCACGTATTCGGTGAGCTGATCCGGGTCCTTGATGCCCTGGCCGTAGTCCGCCAAGGCCTCGACGATGGTCAGGAGGTCGCGGATGGAGACGTTCTCGCGCACCAGGTTCTGCAGCACCTTCTGGACCGTGCCGATCTGCATCACGCCGGGTACGAGATCATCTACGGCCTTGGGCGCGCGTTTGTGCAGATTGTCGAGCAGGGCCTGGACTTCCTGCCGTCCAAGGAACTCGTGCAGGTTGCGCTTGAAGACTTCGGTAAGGTGCGTGGCGATGACCGTCGAGGGATCGACCACGGTGTAGCCCGCGAGCATGGCCTCTTCTTTCTGGGCCTCCGGCACCCACAAGGCCGGAAGATTGAAGGCGGGCTCGCGCGTCTCCACACCCTTGATGCGGTGCTTCACGTCGCCGGGGTCCATGGCCAGCAGGTGGTCCACCAGGATTTCGGCCGAGGCCAGTTCGTTGCCCTTGACCAGCACGGAATACTGCCCCGGATTGAGTTGCAGGTTGTCGCGAAGGTGCAGCGACGGAATGATGACGCCCATGTCCAGGGCGAACTGTCGCCGGATGGAGCGGATGCGGGCCAGAAGGTTGCCGTTTTGTTCCTCGTCCACGAGCGGGATGAGCCCGTAGCCGACCTCCAGTTCCAGAGTGT from Alkalidesulfovibrio alkalitolerans DSM 16529 includes the following:
- a CDS encoding MinD/ParA family protein translates to MANYPLVLSVTSGKGGVGKTNLSVNLACRLAALGRRVVLMDADLGLANVDVLLGLAPERTLFHLFHEGVSVEDILLPTEYGFSILPAASGVEGMLSLSTGQKLELLESMDSLENEVDFLIVDTGAGLSDNVLYFNLAVQERLLVVTPEPTSLTDAYAVIKVLKNSHGIDRFRVVINMAPDVKTAKNVFTTLYKACDHFLDGVSLDMVGHVPPDEAVRRAVIAQVPFCIRSPESPAARAVAGIADAVNCWQPATRLDGNIKFFWKKILFQEQSVA
- a CDS encoding GTP-binding signal recognition particle SRP54 G- domain-containing protein, coding for MRVKTFRGKNTKAVLDQVKRELGAGAVILSTQSKRENGICFCEVMAAVEHETPGDGAGQSGPGGGASPDSDTREDVMSLKREWGQIKEVLLGLAGDRIDLESLTPLQQQGLRFLEEDGVHRQVVIRLFARLSRDRDCSLLKALSEVVPVRALTPAAFPHKVQAFSGPSGVGKTTQLIRMALAVQKASPKARICLVSADCERGKGRLLLKHYAQLSKMTFREIHGPDDAADVMAALHGFDRVFVDLPAVARGKRLGNVLRELGMAEIPSMDVHLLLSPHYAPAQIDSFLDTYRTAKTVSLIWTKLDEACTFGSIVNAAESCGLPTSALVGGPGLRDAAPLTEAMTLWKLLFKHELPKAAQDAPRQGHATGQAA